One Etheostoma cragini isolate CJK2018 chromosome 6, CSU_Ecrag_1.0, whole genome shotgun sequence DNA window includes the following coding sequences:
- the LOC117946593 gene encoding G patch domain-containing protein 8, producing MGPKIRETPGMACSACYYLVISSTHLSNGHFRRVKGVFRGPLCPTATIDSPERAERALGCSVGDLKALFYCDLCHKQYFRHQEFDNHINSYDHAHKQRLKELKHREFARNVASKSWKDQRKQEKALRRLHQLAQLQQETQRAPGRTGLRSAVRAVRQQQDKDVDQRDNNPEDFNHTQRCPPTQPTAAPPTQVLLANAESPLITNRASKTHPPAVKPQSCLGWYPQLPLPGRSRVGGRLGVSFCFSRRGPRLEPSASVFSDLEEEERDKREQIKERMKGMMEDIDKEIGAAEEGRHSESEKHNIGSDCVRLIDTRAIPREAAREEEEIEKRDAVKVHSNISTAAPDNQSHESLFLPSQTQVDLSDKALAGAHMETEHTDSETKRKQESEAGREESQFSCVLGKDGSTCQKWPFSLLKFTKTQPHVSYSCNPFCLNPQQPELLTDDRQESLQNMCCDPSEESYPCVPAILTPNTPSCLQRQTRQELKANRQEDYYEVVQHIDVEREAHLFPKNKNLSLSETRPERGRCTLRMENCMRAASHPFDPTHSDSSDINSQNPLGGRLGGGRGIRERAVIALSCKLESVTKPGTHRMCSSLSRCECGSETMCKCASTPQQYVGVSEVSRKKRKASTKKHNLGKKKRGDEEKASNKHQSARCKVRSVVSTVSTGRERSGEAGGSLGKKRRQREKEETRMRGRRGQRAGSSCLLGRCDAEPVSVSVRKRRPHRSHSTDSQSQPDREQAEHSGAYSQFARHTADTHNEGEGKRDRDAVTFPWRSHFSLHSFSPGCNSKLFWERGHHSNPRSFIDCCYPDNNRGCSPARKRKLLHRDRKVIHGKRKSLRYRDDWEETERGRIMGERSGCRDRGLISDTEQWEWIRGRCPEGSEEGRSRSGWRSRNRGVEWDQGASFSPTPSNWDRRGRHLRMEDVDWDRCSMDRWTWSSSDSWEERRTHRSTSGSRTGADSRDSPGCVWKSAGTRRSNSGNFSSPEWWTSRQTHSPQSVINTRASRCHSPRSCSPCSSTSMSDLSWEWSRSSTCSGVTLDGLTVSTCRTSLRAPGLSSEAHQAVKKQSPPTSTSSGLTSCPFSHSSPNRSSFAPTVPVLKTHHCDTRPSQLKESNSQSDLGHGSSTLVNSSKSGTTLPGLSLSKSLPQQPARMLLLPLIGKLPAIQRKARKKQGLLERSQEKEGEEEEEAKGRGTEPAAVVDSQKCPLDMVESNYCTMPNHCPLQISTFDKQAGGETAPPVSFTAEEMDKYRLLQEQAREHMQKVLEQTQESADMHTQTNPHTAHRENCGTSEEQYTPAPLQNPSQPQTQLLHTDTLQTQAQHTVRVSLPLPHVTPQENFTQPMALRVPNLPPLSSLHHLLLQHTALSMPPSSSSSSTSSTSPTIHPHTAQLPHPLPSLHPSLPHHLHLSPFSISSLFPSILLSHHPIPLLPHSPAFHATPLAPLSQIALQPLNPQSFMDRVWPVRFQQKAL from the exons gaGCGTGCAGAGAGGGCTTTGGGCTGCTCAGTGGGGGATCTGAAGGCTCTTTTCTACTGTGATCTGTGTCACAAGCAGTACTTCAGACACCAGGAGTTTGACAACCACATCAACTCCTATGACCATGCACATAAACAG AGGCTGAAGGAACTCAAGCACAGAGAGTTTGCTCGCAATGTGGCCTCAAAATCATGGAAGGACCAACGCAAACAGGAGAAGGCTCTCAGACGCCTGCACCAGCTCGCACAACTGCAACAGGAAACCCAGCG AGCCCCAGGAAGAACAGGACTAAGAAGTGCAGTCAGGGCTGTGAGACAGCAGCAAGATAAAGACGTGGACCAAAGAGACAACAACCCTGAGGACTTCAACCACACCCAGAGATGCCCCCCTACCCAACCCACAGCAGCACCTCCTACCCAAGTACTGCTAGCCAATGCAGAGTCCCCATTGATCACAAATCGGGCATCCAAAACACACCCACCTGCAGTGAAACCCCAGTCTTGCCTGGGCTGGTATCCCCAGCTGCCTCTCCCAGGGCGGAGTAGAGTGGGAGGCAGGCTTGGGGTGTCCTTCTGCTTCTCGCGCAGGGGGCCCAGGCTCGAGCCTTCCGCCTCTGTCTTCTCAGacttggaggaggaggagagagacaagagggaacaaataaaagaaaggaTGAAGGGGATGATGGAAGATATTGACAAGGAAATTGGGGCAGCAGAGGAGGGGAGACACAGTGAGAGTGAAAAACATAATATCGGATCTGACTGTGTTAGACTGATTGACACAAGGGCAATCCCCAGAGAGGCTgccagagaagaggaagagattgAAAAAAGAGATGCAGTGAAAGTACACTCTAATATTTCCACAGCAGCACCTGATAATCAGAGCCATGAGTCACTATTCTTGCCATCACAGACCCAGGTGGACCTAAGCGACAAAGCACTGGCAGGGGCACACATGGAGACCGAACACACAGATAGcgagacaaagagaaagcaagAATCTGAGGCGGGTAGGGAGGAGAGTCAGTTTTCGTGTGTGCTGGGGAAAGATGGCTCGACTTGTCAGAAATGGCCTTTCAGTTTGCTTAAGTTCACCAAGACTCAACCACACGTCTCCTACAGCTGCAACCCATTCTGCTTGAATCCACAACAACCAGAACTACTCACAGACGATCGGCAGGAGTCACTACAAAATATGTGTTGTGATCCGTCAGAGGAATCATATCCATGTGTGCCAGCTATTCTTACACCAAACACTCCTTCCTGTTtacaaagacagacaagacaAGAGCTGAAAGCAAACAGACAGGAGGATTACTATGAAGTAGTGCAACACATAGATGTAGAGAGAGAAGCACACCTGTTCCCAAAGAACAAAAACCTTTCATTGTCAGAAACAAGACcagaaagaggaagatgcaCGTTAAGAATGGAGAATTGCATGAGGGCAGCGTCCCATCCATTTGACCCCACTCATAGTGACAGCTCTGACATAAACTCCCAGAATCCTCTGGGAGGCAGATTAGGGGGTGGGAGAGGGATCAGGGAGAGAGCCGTCATTGCCCTGAGCTGTAAATTAGAGTCTGTCACCAAACCTGGCACACATAGGATGTGCAGTAGCCTGTCCAGGTGTGAGTGTGGGAGTGAGACAATGTGCAAGTGTGCCAGCACTCCACAGCAGTACGTGGGTGTCTCAGAAGTGTCACGCAAAAAGAGGAAAGCCagcacaaagaaacacaacctgggaaagaagaagaggggcGATGAGGAAAAAGCTTCAAACAAGCACCAATCAGCAAGGTGCAAAGTGAGGAGTGTTGTCTCCACAGTCTCAACTGGCAGAGAGAGGAGTGGAGAAGCTGGAGGGAGCTTGGGGAAGAAAAGGAGGCaaagggagaaggaggagacgaggatgagggggaggagggggcagaGAGCAGGGAGCAGCTGTCTCCTCGGGAGATGTGATGCTGAGCCagtatctgtctctgtcaggAAGAGGAGGCCTCACAGGAGCCACAGCACTGATTCCCAGTCCCAGCCAGACAGAGAGCAGGCAGAGCACAGCGGTGCCTACTCCCAGTTCGCCAGACatacagcagacacacacaacgaGGGGGAGGGAAAGCGAGACAGAGATGCAGTGACTTTTCCCTGGCGGTCTCACTTCTCCTTACACTCCTTCTCCCCAGGATGTAACTCTAAACTGTTTTGGGAAAGGGGTCACCATAGCAACCCCAGGAGTTTCATTGACTGCTGTTACCCTGACAACAACCGTGGTTGCAGCCCAGCGAGAAAGAGAAAACTCCTCCACAGGGACAGGAAAGTCATTCATGGTAAGAGGAAGAGTTTGAGGTATCGTGATGActgggaggagacagagaggggccGGATAATGGGAGAGCGTTCAGGTTGCAGGGACAGGGGCCTGATTTCAGATACAGAGCAGTGGGAGTGGATAAGGGGGAGGTGTCCTGAAGGTAGTGAGGAGGGCAGGTCAAGGAGTGGGTGGAGATCGAGAAACAGAGGAGTGGAGTGGGATCAGGGGGCAAGTTTTAGCCCCACTCCTAGCAACTGGGACAGGAGAGGCAGACATCTTAGAATGGAAGATGTAGACTGGGACAGGTGCAGCATGGACAGATGGACATGGAGCAGCAGTGACAGCTGGGAAGAAAGGAGGACACACAGATCTACATCAGGCTCCAGGACAGGGGCAGACAGCAGAGACAGCCCAGGCTGTGTGTGGAAATCTGCAGGTACCAGACGCTCAAACTCGGGAAACTTCTCCAGCCCTGAGTGGTGGACAAGTAGGCAGACACATAGCCCCCAGAGTGTGATCAACACACGGGCCAGCAGATGCCACAGCCCTCGCTCCTGCAGTCcctgcagcagcaccagcaTGTCCGATCTAAGCTGGGAGTGGAGCAGGAGCAGTACCTGCTCAGGAGTCACGTTGGATGGGTTGACAGTCAGCACGTGCAGGACGTCCTTAAGAGCTCCAGGACTCTCATCTGAGGCCCATCAGGCTGTAAAGAAGCAGAGCCCCCCCACATCCACTTCATCTGGCCTTACCTCTTGCCCCTTCTCTCATTCCTCACCCAACAGATCATCTTTTGCTCCCACAGTTCCAGTTCTCAAGACGCATCATTGTGACACAAGACCTTCTCAGCTTAAGGAGTCCAATTCACAGTCTGACCTTGGACATGGATCCTCTACCCTTGTCAACTCAAGCAAGTCAGGCACAACTCTCCCAGGACTGTCCCTCAGTAAGTCTCTGCCACAGCAACCAGCCAGGATGTTGCTTCTCCCTCTCATAGGGAAACTACCTGCAATCCAGAGAAAGGCCAGGAAGAAACAAGGGCTGCTGGAGAGAAGTcaggaaaaagagggagaggaggaagaggaggctaaGGGCAGAGGAACAGAGCCTGCAGCAGTCGTTGACAGTCAAAAATGTCCTCTGGACATGGTTGAGTCGAATTATTGCACCATGCCAAATCACTGCCCGTTGCAGATTAGCACTTTTGACAAGCAGGCAGGTGGAGAGACAGCTCCGCCAGTCAGCTTTACTGCTGAGGAGATGGACAAATATCGCCTCCTGCAAGAGCAGGCAAGAGAGCACATGCAGAAAGTTTTAGAACAGACGCAAGAGAGTGcagatatgcacacacagacaaacccacacacagcaCATCGAGAGAATTGTGGGACTTCGGAGGAACAATACACTCCTGCACCCTTGCAAAACCCTTCACAGCCTCAAACCCAGTtgcttcacacagacacactgcaaACACAAGCACAGCACACCGTCCGGGTCAGTCTCCCACTTCCACATGTGACCCCACAAGAGAACTTTACTCAACCCATGGCTCTGAGAGTCCCAaacctcccccctctctccagcCTCCATCATCTCCTTTTACAACACACAGCCCTTTCCatgcccccctcctcctcatcttcttccaCCTCATCCACCTCTCCTACCATCCACCCTCACACAGCTCAACTCCCTCACCCACTACCCTCTCTCCACCCTTCCCTCCCTCATCACCTTcacctctctcccttttccatATCCTCACTGTTTCCCTCCATTCTGCTGTCCCATCATCCCATCCCTCTCCTCCCACATTCCCCTGCTTTTCATGCGACCCCACTTGCTCCACTCTCCCAAATAGCCCTGCAACCCTTAAACCCACAGTCTTTCATGGACAGAGTATGGCCAGTGAGGTTTCAACAGAAGGCATTGTGA